The DNA segment GCTGATGCTAATCGCCAGGGTGTGTGCGCGGACGTTGGCGAAGGGCAGGCGACCGCTTGCCTTCAGCAGTCGGCGACCGCTCGGACGCTGCTCGTAGCGCGCGGCAGGCGTGCTCCAGTCGCGTACGACGCCGGCGGGCGTGTCCTCCAGCCAGCCGAGGCGCTTGCCCGGGAAATAGCCACAGAACCGCGTCAACAGCGGCATCAGCAGGTGCCATTTACCGAACATGCGCCGGCGCTGTTCGGGGGCATAGTCGCGCCAGTAAGCGAACTGCGCGCCGACCGTCACCAGCCGACGAATGACCTGCCCGGACTCGCCGAGTCCGGCCGCGCAACCGCCGAAACTGTGGCCGACCACATCGATTGGCTGGCCGGAGAATTCCCGTTGCGCGCGTTTGAGCATCGCCTCGAAATCCAGCGCGCCCCAGTCGGTCCATGAAGCCTCAAGGCCTTTCAGGGTTGCCGGGCGTGATTCGCCGATGCCTCGATAGTCGTAGGTGATCACGTCGAAGCCGTTGGCGAACAGGTAATCGGCGAAGCGTGAATAGTGTCGGCAGCGTACCGAGGTGGCGGCGTTGATGATGACTACCGGTCGCTGGATGTCGGGCAGGGCATGGCGCCAGGTGAAGCCGCCAAGGGCAAAGTCATCCTCGGCGGCTTCCGTGAAGGGTTCACCTTGCGCCGCGGTCAAAATTGGCAACCTTGACTGCATATCCTGCATCGCGGGCGTGTCCTGACAGGTCATGGCTTTCCACCTTTGCGGGTAAGTTGCCAACGATAGTCTCGGCGCCGCCCGGCAACAATCCAGAAGGTTTATTCAGTCGATTGAATGAGCAGGCGTTCTTCGATCAAGGCCTGTTCCCGATTGAGTTCTGCGCGTAATTCTTCCTCACTCGGCAGTATCGTCTTGTAACTGCTGGCGAACAGTTGCTCATTGCCCTTGAGCATCGAGTAACGCGCGACCGAATCATTGCTCTCTGCACACAGAATGATCCCGACTGTCGGCTTGTCGCCCTCGTTGCGCTTGAGTTCGTCGTACATGCGTACATACATGTCCATCTGTCCGACATCGCCGGCACTGAGCCTTCCGCTTTTGAGCTCAATGATCACAAAGCATTTGAGCAAATAGTTGTAGAACACCAGATCGATGTACAGATCTACATCAGGAGTACTGAGGCGTTGTTGGCGAGCGACGAAGGAAAAGCCCTTGCCCAGCTCAAGAAGAAAGCTCTGCAGGTGTTCGATGAGAGCCTGTTCAAGAGCATCCTCTCTGATCTTGCAGGGCGCAGGCAGCCCGAGAAACTCTAGCAAGACTGGGTCGCGAATGAACTCGCGCGGATTGTCTTTCATCGCCTCAATGTTGGTGGAGGCTTCCTCAATCACATCGGCCTTGTCTCGACTCATGAGGAGTCGTTCGTAGTAGAGCGTATTGATCTGGCGATCAAGGGCGCGGCTGGACCAGTTCAGGTTCGCGGTTTCTTCCACGTACCATTGACGCGCTTTTGCGCTTTCGACCCGCAGCAGCCTGCGATAGTGAGTCCAGCTCAATTCGAGACGCAGTGCGTCTCGAATTGGGAACAGCTGATAAAACAGGCGCATCTTGCGAAGATTGGTTTCATCAAACCCCTTCCCGAACTGCGCCGTCAGATCCTTCGCCAACAAAGCCAGCAACTGCTTGCCATACCCTGCCCGCTGCGCCCCTTGCTGTTCAAACTCGACAATATGCCGGCCGATCTGCCAACAGGTCTGGACTTGAATCGTATCAACCGCACGCAGCACTTTTTGCCGCGACTGGCGAATCAGTTCGCCCAACTCCCCCAGCAATGAATCGATTTTCGGGTCTTGCGCATCAGTAGGTTTTACCTGGCTCATCGAGTCTTCCGCATCAGTGGAAACAGACGCAAAAGCATGCCGGGATTCGCCGCTCGGCGATGTCGGGCGAGCCCTGTATAGGCGGCAGGAAGAGGGGATGGGTATTGCAGGACGTTGCCGGCAAAAGGTGTTTCAGTGAGTGATGGTCTGTAGTCCATTTCGTACACAGGCCAAGTTCCAATCAATCTAAAACGCGTGCTTCCCTGGCCGGATCAAATAAGGAGTCACGGTTGGGCTCTAAAAGAGTCCGGGAGTAGGGATTATGAAGCGCATTCTTTCATTCATGCTGCCAGTCGCTGCGGTCGCTGTATTGGCTTTTCCGGCGATGCTGCAGGCGGCCAGCCTTGAGCCCGTCGACAGCGCAGGCGTACAGGCTCAACAACAGCAGCAAAACGGCATCAACTACTTGTCCGGCGGGATTGGCGTTGATGAGGCAAAAGCCATTCAACAATCCACCGGTTACAACCTGCACATGACGTTCGCGGTGGGGGCGCAAGACCAGTACACCGCTGATGTCGATGTGATGATTCAAAAGTCACCGGGGCAAACCGTACTGACTCTCACCCAAACGGGTCCGCTGGTTTACGTGCAACTACCACCCGGTAAGTACACGGTGGTCGCCACGCGCAATGGCGAAACACGGCGCGATGAGACAGACGTTGGCAGCGGCGCCGCCCGCAATCTGGTGTTCCACTGGAATGACGCTGGATAGTGTTGGGTTCAATTGAAAGTCGAGGCGCGGGTACAATCCCGCGCCTTATGTTTCTGTGATGCAAGGAAGTGCTGGTTTGAAAGGGATTTTGCGTATTGGCTCAGCGGTGAGCCTGGTTTTGCTGTTGGCTGGTTGTGGAACGATGATGGGGCGCCTGAACGGTGATTCTGCAGAACCGTACTACAAAGGCGTCGACGGCAACCTGCACTTGCTTGGCGTGAGAGGGGGAGACGGCATGCCCGCCGCGGTCATCTGCTACATGATGATCGTTTGCCCGGTGATTACCGTGGTATCGCTGCCGGTAGACGCTGCGCTCGACACGGTTTTGTTGCCGGTCGACTACGTCAACACCCTCTGAGGGCCAACCGTCATTTACCCCCGCGTACGCTTGCCCTTCTGCTTGTCGCTGGGCTCGTGCGCCATCCGGTAAATCCATAATCCGATCCAGCCGACGGCTATCAGGAATACGGTGCCGATGCATTGCGACACGATCTCGAACCAGAACATTCGCGGTTGCAGTGCAAGGGTGTAGGTGTGGCGTGGACCGGAGCGGTTCCATGTGGTGATGGAGCCGCTGATCAAGCTGTGGACGATCAGATAAATCGACGCGCCGATGAGGAAGGCGATCAGTACGCCGACCAGCACCGTCACCCAGAATGCAGCCCGACTCTGGCGATAGGGTGGCGGATGGGGCAGGGGTACGCGGGTTCTTTTCTGGTTCATCGAACGGATGACCCTCTTCCATAAGGTGCAGCCAAAGTAGCGCGGATCGCCTTTGTTCGAAACCCGTCGCGCATTTGCGCAATCAAAACCCGCGATGCCTGGGAAAGGCTCGCGGGTTTTTTCTGGGCTGCGCAAAGGGGCTGGATTGAGCCGCCATCAAATCGCAGGCATAAAAAAACCCTGAATCTTGCGATTCAGGGTTTTCGGTATTTGGTGCCCAGAGACGGAATCGAACCGCCGACACGGGGATTTTCAATCCCCTGCTCTACCGACTGAGCTATCTGGGCAACGGGGCGCATTAAAAGGGTTTTTCGGATTTACGTCAACGACTTTTTTAAAATTTCTTAAATTAATTCCGTCGCTTACGATCCGACCCCCGATTTTGCGGGTTTACTCTGCAGGCGGAACGTAGCCTTCGGCCTTGGCGTAATCCTCGCCGGAGAAGTACTTGTCCATTTCGCCCTGAAGATATTTGCGATCTTCGGCGTTCATCATGTTCAGACGCTTTTCGTTGATCAGCAGGGTCTGGTGTTTCTGCCAGTCAGCCCAGGCCTTGGCCGAGACGTGGTCAAAAATATCCTGACCTTTGGCGCCCGGGAAAGGAGCGCGTTCCAGCGCGGGCAGTTCTTCTTTGTACTTGCGGCACATGATGGTGCGGGTCATGACGACTCTCCTGCGTTCAATACGGCGGCCGCGCGTTCGAGCAAGGTTTTGACCGGGGCGGCAAGGCCCAGGCGCGGCGGGGTGGCGAGGTTATACCAGAGCCAGTCGGCCTCGGCCACGTGCTGACCGGCCTCCTGCACCTGAACCAGCCAGGGTTCGATGGACAGCTGGAAATGGCTGAAGGTGTGGACGAGGCTTGGCAGCGCCTGCTGCTCGCCCATGGTCAGCGAGTGCTGGTCGGCCAGATGCTGCAGGTCGTCGAGGTCATCGAGTTCCGGCAGGCTCCATAAACCGCCCCACAGGCCTGTCGACGGGCGACGATAAAGCAGAATCGCGCCTTCGCCGTTGGCCAGCAGCGGCATCAGCGTGCGTTTCTGCGGGATGGCCTTGCGCGGTTTGGGAATCGGGTAGCGCGTCTCCAGCCCGAGCATGTGCGCCTCGCAGCCCTTTTCCAGCGGGCACAGCAGGCAGCTCGGTTTGCTGCGCGTACACAGCGTGGCGCCAAGATCCATCATCGCCTGGGTGTAGGCGTTGACCCGATCGTGCGGCGTGAAACGCTCTGCGTTGGCCCACAGCTGTTTGGCGACCTTCGGCTCACCAGGGTAACCCTCTTGCGCGGTAAAACGCGCCAGAACGCGTTTGACGTTGCCATCGAGGATCGGCGCGCGCAGGCCCATGCTGATGCTGGCGATAGCCCCAGCGGTGGACAGGCCGATCCCCGGCAGATCCGTCAGCTTTTCGACGTCCCGCGGAAATTCGCCGCCATACTGGCTGACGACGATCTTCGCGGTCTTCTGCAGATTGCGCGCGCGGGTGTAGTAACCCAGCCCGGTCCACAAGTGCAGCACTTCGTCCTCCGGCGCTTCGGCCAGCGCTTGCACCGTTGGCAGCGCGGCCATGAAGCGGTCGAAGTAATTGAGCACGGTGCTGACCTGGGTCTGCTGCAACATGATCTCCGACACCCATACCCGATACGGATTGATGTCTTGCTGCCAGGGCAAATCGTGGCGGCCGTGGCGGTCGAACCATTCCAGCACCGCCATGGAAAACTGCTCCGCTCTCATCGCTTGAACAGCCCCTTCAATGCGTTTTTCAATTCCGGGCTGACCTTGTCGCCGAGTTTTTCATCGATCTTTTCGCTGAGTTTGTCACCGGCGATTTTGGTCGCGACCTGGCCGAGACGTTCGTTATCCACACGGCAGGCCTTGGCGCCCAGCTCCAGCGGGCCACGGCAGCGCAGCGGCCACTCGATGCCGACGAATTTCTCGCCGACCTGACAGGCCGGATCCGGCATGGCGCTGGTGTCGCCCTCGACGATGATGCCGACGCGGTAATCCATGCCCAGCACTTTCAGGTCGATGTCGCCGTTGCCGTTGACGGTCATGCCCGGGATGCGCACTTTCAGATCCGGGTTGCTCGCCACGCCGTTGCGCAAGGTCAGGTTGCCCTTGAGTTCCTGGAACGGTGTGTCCTTGCCTCGTGGCTCGCCGCTGAGGGTTTTGCGATTGAGGGTGGCGATGCCTTTGCACAGTTGCTGTTCAAGATTGGCGTTGAGCAGCACGCCGTTGTTGATCACGAAACTGGCGTTGCCGTTGAGGGTTTCGATCAGCGCCTGCTGGCTGTTGCCGCTGCCGGTGAGGTTGCTGGTCAGCGTGACCAGGCCTTTGACCGGCGGATTCTTGCCCTGGCTTTCGAGAATTTTCTCGGCCGGCACGCGGTTGATTTTGGTCTGCAGATTGAGCACGGGGGCGCTCGGGCGTACGTCGAGGGTGCCTTTGGCTTCGAAGTCGCCGCCGTATAGCTCGCCGCGCAGGTTTTGCAGGGTCAGCAGGCCGCTCTGGCCTGTGGCCTTGAGTGCAGCGTTCTGGATCGGCAGTTTGTCGAGGGTCAGTTGGCCGAAGGTCAGGTCGGCATCGACGTCGAGTTTGGCCAGACGCTCGACCGGCAGCAGACGCTCGGTGCTCCAGGCGCTTTTGCTCGGTTTGTCCGGCAGCGGTGTGCTGCCGGCGCCGGCCATGGCATCGGCTTCGGTGCTGGCGACTTCGGCCTGACGCACTTGCGTGGCGTTTTTGGCCTTGTCCGATTTCGGCGGCAGGTAACGGTCTACATCAAAGGTGTCGGCCTTGAGGATCGCGCGCAGCGACTGCTTGGCGAAGTCTTCCACGGCAATGCGCCCGCTGAAGCTGCTGTCGTCGAGTTTCAGGTTGACGTTGTCGAAAGCCACGCTGGTTGGCGTGGCGGCCACGCGGCTGACCAGTTCGACTTTGCTCAGGCTGCCGGGCGCCATGGCGGGCAACGTCTGACCGATGCTGTCGACGAATTTCGCCAGATCGAACTGGGCGATCGAGATCCCGCCAGTGATCTGCGGGGTCTCGTCGAGGTCGTTGGCCTTCAGCTCGCCGAGGGCACGCAGCTGGTTGGCGGAGATCTTGATCCCGGTCCATTCGGCGACATTCGCTGCCTTGTCCAGGGAGATCTGGCCTTGGGCGGAGAAGGTCATGGCCTTGCCCTGCAGTGGGTCGCCGGTCAGTTCGCCGGACAGTTTCATGTCTTCGAACTTGTAACGTTGCAGGGCGCGTTCGATGCGCAGCTCGCCATTGAGCTCGGTGCGTACCCGCAGCACAGGCTGATTGGTGCTGAGGAACGCCGTGGCTTTCAGCGGAATGTTGGTCGAGTCGTGTACCGCACCGGTGCTCAACTGAATGCTTTCGGCGCTGTACTGCTTGCCGGTCTGCTCGTCGTTGTATTCAACGCGGGCGTTATTGACCGTCAGGCTGTCGATGTCGAGGCGGATCGGCTGCGGCGGTTTTTCCGGCTGGGCAGGGGCTTCGGCAGCAGGTGCGCTGGCAGGCGCCGGGCTGCCGGCGGGCGCGGCGGCTGTCGGCAATTTGCCGATATCTTCCCAGTTGCCGTGGCCGTTCTTGTCGCGTTTGAGGCGCAGGTTCAGGCCTTCGACACGCACATCGCTCATCTGCACTTCACGGCGCAACAGTGGCAGAACGCGCACGGACAGGCCGAGCATCTGCAGGTCGGCATACGGTTCGGTCGGGTTGATCAGGGTGGCGATGCTGGCTTCATGCAGTTCCAGGCCGAGCCACGGGAACAGGCTCCAGCCGATATCGCCATTGAGCGTCAGCTCGATGTGGGCCTTGTCGCGGGCTATCTGGCGGATCTCGTCTTTGTAGTCGTTGGGATCAAACAGGTGGGTCAGGGCGAAGCCCGCCGCCACAATGATCAGCAACAGCCCGAGAAGTACCAGACCCAGGATTTTGCCGAACGCTTTCATGGGCGAGTCCTTGTAGTTAGTCGAATTCGTAATTTAGCCGGGGAGTATAGCGCTGCATCCGCCCGGTTCGGGGCGCTGTCATGTCGCGATGACTTCCAGCGGCACTTGCAGTTTGGCGGCCAGCGCCTGCGTTTCAAGGTGTCCGGCCGGTGCCAGCAGGCGCAGTTGGGCTCCCGCTTGCGACGCCATTTTCTGCGCTTGGTTCACCAATCGCTCAGCCACCCCACGGCGCCGGGTGACTTTTCGTACACACAAATGCGACAAGTACCAAATCCTGTCGTGCCTTGTCAGGCGCGCCGCACCGAGCAGTCGGTCGTTGAAACGTCCTGTAATCAAAGACCCGTCCGCCAGGCTGCTTTCGATCAACTGGGCGTCCCCGGAATACGGCGCGAACAGCCACTGTGGAGCGTCACGATAGATCTTCTGCAAATCCTGTTGATCCTGGTAACTGGCATCGTTCAGCGCTTGGACAACGATCGGCATGGCTTTTTCCTGAGGGGGCGAGATCAGATGACACGAAAAAGGTGATATCAGTTTGGTTTTTCTGTCACGTGCAAATGGTAACCTTCGCCGGTTCGTCCGTCCTTCTGCGACTTAACGTCGCGCCTTCAAGGAGCTTCACCTGAAAAAACGGTCATGCCTGCGTGCATAAAGGCCGAGGGTGAACAGTGGCTGGCGAACCATACTAATAATTGGGGGATACACAATGAGCACGAGTATCACGGCGGACGGCCTTCGCGCCGACCAGCCTGCGTTCCTGTCCAAGGAGCGCATCATCGCCAAGCCCGGTTTCAACCGCTGGCTGGTTCCACCGGCCGCGCTGGCCATCCACCTGTGCATCGGCATGGCCTACGGTTTCTCGGTGTTCTGGTTGCCGCTGTCCAAGGCACTGGGCGTCACCGCGCCAGTGGCTTGCGCGCCGGACATGAGCTTCATCGCTCAGGTCTTCTCTTCGCAATGCGACTGGCCGATCTCGATGCTCGGCTGGATCTACACCCTGTTCTTCATCTTCCTCGGCTGCTCGGCAGCGATCTGGGGTGGCTGGCTGGAACACGCCGGGCCACGCAAGGCTGGTGTGGTTTCGGCACTGTGCTGGTGCGGCGGTCTGCTGATCTCGGCACTGGGGATTTATACCCACCAGATCTGGCTGATGTGGATCGGCTCCGGCGTGATCGGCGGTATCGGTCTGGGCCTGGGCTATATCTCGCCGGTATCGACCCTGATCAAGTGGTTCCCGGACAAGCGCGGCATGGCGACCGGCATGGCGATCATGGGCTTTGGTGGTGGCGCGATGGTCGGTGCACCGTTGGCGACGGCACTGATGAGCCACTTCGCTTCGCCTGCCGGGGTCGGTGTCTGGCAGAGCTTCGTGGCCATGGCGGCGATCTACTTCGTGTTCATGATCGGTGGCGCCCTGGCCTACCGCGTGCCGCCAACCGGCTGGAAGCCTGAAGGCTGGACCGCGCCGGCGAAAAAAGCCTCGAACGCGATGATCACCCACCGTCACGTGCACGTGAATGTGGCGTGGAAAACCCCGCAGTTCCGTCTGGTGTGGCTGGTGCTGTGCCTGAACGTATCGGCCGGTATCGGCATTCTCGGCATGGCTTCGCCACTGCTGCAGGAAGTGTTCGGCGGCAAGCTGCTGGGCGTTGACGTGCCGTTCGGTCAACTGGATGCCGGGCAACTGGCTTCGATTGCCGCGATCGCTGCCGGCTTCACCGGCCTGCTGAGCCTGTTCAACATCGGTGGCCGCTTCTTCTGGGCTTCGTTCTCGGACTACCTGGGTCGCAAAAACACTTACTTCGTGTTCTTCGCCCTCGGTTTTGCCCTGTACGCGCTGATCCCGAACATGGGCCATCTGGGCAACGTTGCGCTGTTCGTCGCGGCGTTCTGCATCATTCTGTCGATGTACGGCGGTGGTTTTGCGACCGTTCCGGCTTATCTGGCCGACCTGTTCGGCACGCAAATGGTTGGCGCGATCCACGGTCGCCTGCTGACCGCCTGGGCTGCGGCCGGTGTGCTCGGTCCGGTGCTGGTGAACTACCTGCGCGAGTATCAGCTGAGCATCGGCGTTGAACGCGCTGCCGCTTACGACATCACCCTGTACATCCTCGCGGGCCTGCTGGTGCTGGGTTTCCTGTGCAACCTGCTGGTGCGTCCGGTGGCCGACAAGTACTTCATGACCGACGCCGAACTGGCTGCCGAACAGGCGCTGGGCCACGACAAGGGGGCTGATGCGAGCACCGTGCTGGAGTGGAAAGCCGCACCGGGCAGCAAGCCGCTGGCTGTAGCTGCATGGCTGGTGGTGGGTATTCCGTTGGCGTGGGGTGTGTGGGTGACCCTGCAGAAGACGGCGGTACTGTTTCACTAAGTAATGGGTAAAACGCACTACCCCTGTGGGAGCGGGCTTGCTCGCGAAGGCGGTATGTCATTCAGCATTGATGTTGACTGACACTCCCTCTTCGCGAGCAAGCCCGCTCCCACATTTGTTTTGTGCTGCTTCAAATGGCTTGTATGGACATGTCTATCCCCGACAACACGGGAGTCTGTCCGTCAGCCATATCACGTCTCGTGTTTCTGTTTCGGCCCCGCGTGCCTATAATGGCTGCCTTTTTCGCCCAATGATTTTGCGGAGCTGGTGATGGCCGAACGTAAGGCGTCTGTCGAGCGCGACACTCTGGAAACCCAGATCAAAGCCTCGATCAACCTTGATGGCACCGGAAAGGCCCGATTCGATATCGGTGTTCCTTTTCTTGAGCACATGCTGGATCAGATCGCCCGTCACGGGTTGATCGACCTGGATATTGAATGCAAGGGCGATCTGCATATCGACGACCACCATACCGTGGAAGACGTCGGTATCACCCTCGGCCAGGCCTTCGCCAAAGCCATCGGCGACAAGAAAGGCATCCGTCGCTACGGCCACGCCTACGTGCCGCTCGATGAAGCGCTGTCGCGCGTGGTGATCGACTTCTCCGGCCGTCCAGGCCTGCAGATGCACGTGCCCTACACCCGCGCCACCGTGGGCGGCTTCGACGTCGACCTGTTCCAGGAATTCTTCCAGGGCTTCGTCAACCACGCACTGGTCAGCCTGCACATCGACAACCTGCGTGGCACCAACACCCACCACCAGATCGAAACCGTGTTCAAGGCTTTCGGCCGCGCGCTGCGCATGGCCGTCGAGCTGGACGAGCGCATGGCCGGGCAAATGCCATCGACCAAAGGCGTTCTGTAATGCAGACGGTTGCAGTTATCGACTACGGCATGGGCAACCTGCACTCGGTGGCCAAGGCCCTCGAGCACGTCGGCGCCGGCAAGGTGCTGATCACCAGCGATGCGGACGTGATCCGCGAAGCCGACCGCGTGGTGTTCCCCGGCGTTGGTGCGATTCGCGATTGCATGGCGGAGATCCGTCGCCTCGGTTTCGACGCGCTGGTGCGTGAAGTCAGCCAGGATCGTCCGTTCCTCGGCATCTGCGTCGGCATGCAAGCCCTGCTCGACAGCAGCGAAGAGAACGACGGCGTCGACTGCATCGGCCTGTTCCCGGGCGCGGTGAAGTTCTTCGGCAAAGACCTGCATGAAGACGGCGAGCACCTGAAAGTCCCGCACATGGGCTGGAACGAAGTGCAGCAGAAGGTCAGTCACCCGCTGTGGCACGACATTCCGGACAAGGCGCGTTTCTACTTCGTGCACAGCTACTACATCGCTGCGGCCAATTCTCGGCAGGTAGTCGGCAGCGGTCATTACGGGGTCGATTTCGCAGCAGCGCTGGCCGAAGGCTCGCGTTTCGCCGTGCAGTTCCACCCGGAGAAGAGCCATACCCATGGCCTGCAATTGCTGCAGAACTTCGCCGCGTGGGACGGTCGCTGGTAAATGGCCGCCAAGAAGTCCAAACCGCCGATCCTGACCCTCACTCCCGAGCAGGAGAGTGAGGCCAACCGCAAGATCCAGCGGTTCATGGAGGATCGGTTCGAACTCGACCTGGGTTCGTTCGAAGCGGCGGAAATTCTTGAGCTGTTTACCCGCGAAATTGCTCCGCACTATTACAACAGGGCGATTTTCGATGTGCAGACCCACCTCAAAGAGCGGTTTGAAAGCATCGAAAGCGACCTGTGGGCGCTCGAGAAAAACTGATTTCCGAGCCAAGCTGAACATTCAAATTTGAAGGTTTGCCAGATGCTGATTATTCCCGCTATCGATCTTAAAGACGGTGCCTGCGTACGTCTGCGCCAGGGCCGCATGGAGGATTCCACAGTGTTCTCCGATGACCCGGTGAGCATGGCTGCCAAGTGGGTGGAGGGCGGTTGCCGCCGTCTGCATCTGGTCGATCTGAACGGCGCGTTCGAAGGCCAGCCAGTCAATGGCGAAGTGGTTACTGCGATTGCCAAGCGCTACCCGACCCTGCCGATCCAGATCGGCGGCGGTATCCGCTCGCTGGAAACCATCGAGCACTACGTCAAGGCAGGCGTGAGCTACGTGATCATCGGTACCAAAGCGGTGAAGGATCCGGCGTTCGTCGCTGAGGCCTGCCGCGCGTTCCCGGGCAAAATCATCGTCGGTCTGGATGCCAAAGACGGGTTCGTCGCCACCGATGGCTGGGCTGAAATCAGCACCGTGCAAGTCATCGATCTGGCCAAGCAGTTTGAAGCCGACGGTGTGTCCTCGATCGTTTATACCGACATCGCCAAAGACGGCATGATGCAGGGCTGCAACGTACCGTTCACCGCTGCGCTGGCGGCAGCGACGAAGATCCCGGTGATTGCTTCCGGCGGTATCCACAATCTGGGTGACATCAAGTCGCTGCTCGACGCCAAGGCGCCGGGCATCATCGGTGCAATCACTGGCCGGGCGATCTACGAAGGCACCCTCGACGTCGCTGAAGCGCAAGCTTTCTGCGATTCGTACCAAGGCTGAGGACTGACCATGGCGCTGGCCAAACGCATCATCCCTTGCCTGGACGTGGACAACGGCCGGGTCGTCAAAGGTGTGAAGTTCGAGAACATCCGCGATGCCGGCGACCCGGTGGAAATCGCCCGTCGTTATGACGAGCAGGGTGCCGACGAGATTACTTTTCTCGACATCACCGCCAGCGTCGATGGTCGCGACACCACACTGC comes from the Pseudomonas sp. RSB 5.4 genome and includes:
- a CDS encoding alpha/beta fold hydrolase, which codes for MTCQDTPAMQDMQSRLPILTAAQGEPFTEAAEDDFALGGFTWRHALPDIQRPVVIINAATSVRCRHYSRFADYLFANGFDVITYDYRGIGESRPATLKGLEASWTDWGALDFEAMLKRAQREFSGQPIDVVGHSFGGCAAGLGESGQVIRRLVTVGAQFAYWRDYAPEQRRRMFGKWHLLMPLLTRFCGYFPGKRLGWLEDTPAGVVRDWSTPAARYEQRPSGRRLLKASGRLPFANVRAHTLAISISDDPYGTIPAIERLLDYFSHAHKTHLRIEPQDIGEQQVGHFAFFRSAYQATLWPIALTWLQTGELAPDTPGRPVPRS
- a CDS encoding PDDEXK nuclease domain-containing protein yields the protein MSQVKPTDAQDPKIDSLLGELGELIRQSRQKVLRAVDTIQVQTCWQIGRHIVEFEQQGAQRAGYGKQLLALLAKDLTAQFGKGFDETNLRKMRLFYQLFPIRDALRLELSWTHYRRLLRVESAKARQWYVEETANLNWSSRALDRQINTLYYERLLMSRDKADVIEEASTNIEAMKDNPREFIRDPVLLEFLGLPAPCKIREDALEQALIEHLQSFLLELGKGFSFVARQQRLSTPDVDLYIDLVFYNYLLKCFVIIELKSGRLSAGDVGQMDMYVRMYDELKRNEGDKPTVGIILCAESNDSVARYSMLKGNEQLFASSYKTILPSEEELRAELNREQALIEERLLIQSTE
- a CDS encoding YceK/YidQ family lipoprotein, with the translated sequence MKGILRIGSAVSLVLLLAGCGTMMGRLNGDSAEPYYKGVDGNLHLLGVRGGDGMPAAVICYMMIVCPVITVVSLPVDAALDTVLLPVDYVNTL
- a CDS encoding oxidative damage protection protein, whose protein sequence is MTRTIMCRKYKEELPALERAPFPGAKGQDIFDHVSAKAWADWQKHQTLLINEKRLNMMNAEDRKYLQGEMDKYFSGEDYAKAEGYVPPAE
- the mutY gene encoding A/G-specific adenine glycosylase, whose protein sequence is MRAEQFSMAVLEWFDRHGRHDLPWQQDINPYRVWVSEIMLQQTQVSTVLNYFDRFMAALPTVQALAEAPEDEVLHLWTGLGYYTRARNLQKTAKIVVSQYGGEFPRDVEKLTDLPGIGLSTAGAIASISMGLRAPILDGNVKRVLARFTAQEGYPGEPKVAKQLWANAERFTPHDRVNAYTQAMMDLGATLCTRSKPSCLLCPLEKGCEAHMLGLETRYPIPKPRKAIPQKRTLMPLLANGEGAILLYRRPSTGLWGGLWSLPELDDLDDLQHLADQHSLTMGEQQALPSLVHTFSHFQLSIEPWLVQVQEAGQHVAEADWLWYNLATPPRLGLAAPVKTLLERAAAVLNAGESS
- a CDS encoding AsmA family protein; protein product: MKAFGKILGLVLLGLLLIIVAAGFALTHLFDPNDYKDEIRQIARDKAHIELTLNGDIGWSLFPWLGLELHEASIATLINPTEPYADLQMLGLSVRVLPLLRREVQMSDVRVEGLNLRLKRDKNGHGNWEDIGKLPTAAAPAGSPAPASAPAAEAPAQPEKPPQPIRLDIDSLTVNNARVEYNDEQTGKQYSAESIQLSTGAVHDSTNIPLKATAFLSTNQPVLRVRTELNGELRIERALQRYKFEDMKLSGELTGDPLQGKAMTFSAQGQISLDKAANVAEWTGIKISANQLRALGELKANDLDETPQITGGISIAQFDLAKFVDSIGQTLPAMAPGSLSKVELVSRVAATPTSVAFDNVNLKLDDSSFSGRIAVEDFAKQSLRAILKADTFDVDRYLPPKSDKAKNATQVRQAEVASTEADAMAGAGSTPLPDKPSKSAWSTERLLPVERLAKLDVDADLTFGQLTLDKLPIQNAALKATGQSGLLTLQNLRGELYGGDFEAKGTLDVRPSAPVLNLQTKINRVPAEKILESQGKNPPVKGLVTLTSNLTGSGNSQQALIETLNGNASFVINNGVLLNANLEQQLCKGIATLNRKTLSGEPRGKDTPFQELKGNLTLRNGVASNPDLKVRIPGMTVNGNGDIDLKVLGMDYRVGIIVEGDTSAMPDPACQVGEKFVGIEWPLRCRGPLELGAKACRVDNERLGQVATKIAGDKLSEKIDEKLGDKVSPELKNALKGLFKR
- a CDS encoding acetyl-CoA sensor PanZ family protein: MPIVVQALNDASYQDQQDLQKIYRDAPQWLFAPYSGDAQLIESSLADGSLITGRFNDRLLGAARLTRHDRIWYLSHLCVRKVTRRRGVAERLVNQAQKMASQAGAQLRLLAPAGHLETQALAAKLQVPLEVIAT
- a CDS encoding OFA family MFS transporter — its product is MSTSITADGLRADQPAFLSKERIIAKPGFNRWLVPPAALAIHLCIGMAYGFSVFWLPLSKALGVTAPVACAPDMSFIAQVFSSQCDWPISMLGWIYTLFFIFLGCSAAIWGGWLEHAGPRKAGVVSALCWCGGLLISALGIYTHQIWLMWIGSGVIGGIGLGLGYISPVSTLIKWFPDKRGMATGMAIMGFGGGAMVGAPLATALMSHFASPAGVGVWQSFVAMAAIYFVFMIGGALAYRVPPTGWKPEGWTAPAKKASNAMITHRHVHVNVAWKTPQFRLVWLVLCLNVSAGIGILGMASPLLQEVFGGKLLGVDVPFGQLDAGQLASIAAIAAGFTGLLSLFNIGGRFFWASFSDYLGRKNTYFVFFALGFALYALIPNMGHLGNVALFVAAFCIILSMYGGGFATVPAYLADLFGTQMVGAIHGRLLTAWAAAGVLGPVLVNYLREYQLSIGVERAAAYDITLYILAGLLVLGFLCNLLVRPVADKYFMTDAELAAEQALGHDKGADASTVLEWKAAPGSKPLAVAAWLVVGIPLAWGVWVTLQKTAVLFH
- the hisB gene encoding imidazoleglycerol-phosphate dehydratase HisB, with the protein product MAERKASVERDTLETQIKASINLDGTGKARFDIGVPFLEHMLDQIARHGLIDLDIECKGDLHIDDHHTVEDVGITLGQAFAKAIGDKKGIRRYGHAYVPLDEALSRVVIDFSGRPGLQMHVPYTRATVGGFDVDLFQEFFQGFVNHALVSLHIDNLRGTNTHHQIETVFKAFGRALRMAVELDERMAGQMPSTKGVL